One Alicyclobacillus acidoterrestris DNA window includes the following coding sequences:
- a CDS encoding transposase yields MVRRKFSQQFKEQVVKECLENGNVSIVARKHDILSNVVNCWVRQYQNGGLSNGKIRVCQRRI; encoded by the coding sequence GTGGTAAGACGTAAATTTTCTCAGCAGTTTAAGGAGCAGGTTGTGAAAGAGTGTTTGGAAAACGGAAACGTATCGATTGTGGCACGCAAGCATGACATTCTTTCGAATGTGGTTAATTGTTGGGTGCGCCAGTATCAGAATGGAGGGCTCTCAAACGGGAAGATCCGTGTGTGTCAACGCCGGATTTAA